In Nitrospirota bacterium, one DNA window encodes the following:
- a CDS encoding 2-dehydropantoate 2-reductase produces the protein MKNILMVGAGSVGGFFGAHLAKNNPNVSFLLRPKTLAAVKQNGLTIRSAKGSFTVHPQAASDPRDLPRPDLIILSVKAYDLDEVLTQIEPVLTDQTVILTLQNGVDTEDRIVSRLQRDCVVGGVAFIYSKIAAPGVIDHYKKGAVAIGEMMGHQSPRLLAIADLFKQAGIPCQLTEDVRRSKWEKMCWNCVFNPLTVMIDDKVAKALDHPEMLRVIQQIVGEVMAVAAAVKVPLAHDMAEKVVRWTQEIRDIHTSMYDDWKAGRPTEIDVLNGYVAKLGREFGIPTPLNDMLTAVIKTITERDRTGPGIVRIDGAVVQPVSLDRSAIAALPAEQQLDISTVMPNMKGTGIRLKALLDVPALGINADHVTVHSADGKYSACLTLAQALEWGILLYEVDGEALPESKGGPYRLVTPGLGDLCANVKGVARIEVTIGTGTDTRPSVRTNC, from the coding sequence ATGAAAAATATTCTGATGGTCGGTGCCGGATCGGTGGGCGGGTTTTTCGGGGCGCATCTGGCGAAGAACAATCCCAATGTGTCGTTCCTGCTGCGGCCTAAGACCCTTGCTGCCGTGAAGCAAAATGGTCTCACGATCCGCAGTGCTAAGGGCTCCTTCACCGTGCATCCGCAAGCAGCATCTGATCCACGAGATCTCCCGAGGCCGGATCTGATCATCCTCTCCGTGAAAGCCTACGATTTGGATGAAGTGCTCACCCAAATCGAACCGGTCCTGACCGATCAGACCGTCATTCTGACCCTCCAGAATGGGGTCGATACAGAAGATCGTATTGTATCGCGCCTCCAACGAGATTGTGTCGTGGGTGGGGTGGCCTTCATTTACTCCAAGATCGCCGCGCCAGGGGTCATCGATCATTACAAAAAGGGGGCGGTGGCGATCGGCGAGATGATGGGACATCAGAGCCCTCGTCTGCTGGCCATCGCGGATCTGTTCAAGCAGGCGGGCATTCCCTGTCAGTTGACCGAGGATGTCAGGCGCAGTAAGTGGGAGAAGATGTGCTGGAATTGCGTCTTTAATCCTCTGACGGTGATGATCGACGACAAAGTTGCCAAGGCGCTCGATCATCCCGAGATGCTGCGCGTCATTCAACAGATCGTGGGGGAAGTGATGGCAGTCGCGGCAGCCGTCAAGGTGCCGTTAGCCCACGATATGGCGGAGAAGGTCGTTCGCTGGACCCAGGAGATTCGCGATATCCATACCTCCATGTATGACGATTGGAAGGCTGGGCGGCCGACTGAGATCGATGTGCTGAATGGGTATGTTGCCAAGCTCGGGCGGGAGTTCGGTATCCCGACGCCGTTGAACGACATGCTGACAGCCGTGATCAAAACGATCACCGAGCGGGATCGAACCGGCCCCGGTATTGTGCGAATCGACGGGGCGGTGGTGCAGCCGGTCTCGCTCGATCGTTCGGCAATCGCGGCCCTGCCGGCAGAACAGCAGCTCGACATTTCGACGGTGATGCCCAACATGAAGGGGACAGGCATTCGCCTCAAGGCATTGTTGGATGTGCCGGCCTTGGGGATCAATGCCGACCATGTGACGGTGCATTCGGCAGACGGAAAGTATTCAGCCTGTCTCACGCTCGCGCAAGCCTTAGAGTGGGGGATTCTGTTGTACGAAGTAGACGGAGAAGCGCTGCCGGAATCCAAAGGCGGACCCTATCGATTGGTGACACCCGGGCTGGGAGATTTGTGCGCCAATGTGAAGGGGGTCGCGCGGATCGAAGTGACCATCGGAACGGGAACAGATACGCGGCCATCGGTGCGGACGAATTGCTGA
- a CDS encoding MATE family efflux transporter: MASRIALIRKSVLTLALPVTVSSLLQRTEGIAAVFLVGGLGATSIAAVGLGQLLAFMSTTLVSGLSVGANVLIAQLSGARRSKDVGEAATHLLGLAALVSCALMIVGLSLNRLTMELLGAEHHVIALALPYSNLIFLVIPFTIFLQVLSSIMQGTGNTKTPMYALIAVNLLYLTIAYPLIYGHWGFPAWGLTGAAVATGIAEGTGVAYLLWANRTLFKKSLKIRRDLMRSTWQIGAPVSGERMFQQAGIILYTKIVLLYGTVTYAAHQVGLSIESLSFLPGYGFAIAAATMVGQSIGAGKYVRAKLENWEANRLATIAMASMGVLFFFFPYVLLRAFTNDEAVVELGTVFLRIVAVLQVPLALTMVLAGSLRGAGDTRFIMWATTIGMWGVRVPIAMIAGPWLALDVLYVWSAMIADWTVRMGLLLWRYQSERWKAIQVFR; the protein is encoded by the coding sequence ATGGCATCCCGCATCGCACTGATCAGAAAATCCGTCCTCACTCTTGCGTTACCGGTCACGGTCAGCAGCCTGCTCCAACGGACCGAGGGCATCGCCGCCGTCTTCCTCGTAGGCGGTCTCGGTGCTACATCCATTGCTGCCGTTGGACTTGGCCAGTTACTGGCCTTCATGTCCACCACGCTCGTCTCAGGACTATCAGTGGGGGCAAACGTCCTCATCGCCCAGCTGTCGGGCGCTCGCCGCAGCAAAGACGTCGGGGAAGCCGCCACCCACCTCCTCGGATTGGCCGCCCTCGTCTCCTGCGCGCTCATGATAGTCGGATTGTCCCTGAACCGTCTCACCATGGAACTATTGGGCGCAGAGCATCACGTGATCGCATTGGCCCTTCCCTACTCGAATCTGATTTTCCTGGTCATTCCCTTCACAATCTTTCTGCAAGTACTCTCCTCGATCATGCAAGGCACAGGAAACACCAAAACTCCAATGTATGCCTTGATCGCCGTGAATCTCCTCTACCTGACGATCGCTTACCCATTAATTTACGGCCACTGGGGTTTTCCCGCCTGGGGGCTCACAGGAGCAGCGGTGGCGACAGGTATCGCAGAAGGAACAGGCGTAGCCTATCTCCTCTGGGCCAATCGAACGCTCTTCAAAAAATCGCTCAAGATACGCCGCGATCTCATGCGCTCCACCTGGCAGATCGGAGCACCGGTTTCCGGCGAACGGATGTTTCAACAGGCGGGCATTATCCTCTATACCAAGATCGTGCTGCTCTACGGGACAGTGACCTACGCCGCCCATCAAGTGGGCCTGTCGATTGAATCCCTCTCGTTCCTGCCGGGCTATGGCTTCGCGATTGCGGCAGCCACGATGGTGGGACAGAGTATCGGCGCGGGGAAATATGTGCGGGCCAAACTCGAAAACTGGGAGGCCAACCGGTTAGCCACCATCGCGATGGCCTCGATGGGCGTCCTCTTCTTTTTCTTTCCCTACGTGCTGCTCCGCGCATTTACGAATGACGAAGCGGTGGTCGAACTCGGGACCGTCTTCCTGCGCATCGTCGCGGTCCTCCAAGTGCCGCTCGCCCTCACCATGGTCCTGGCAGGATCGTTGCGTGGAGCAGGCGATACCAGATTTATCATGTGGGCCACGACGATCGGCATGTGGGGAGTCCGCGTGCCCATTGCGATGATCGCGGGCCCCTGGCTCGCACTGGATGTACTCTACGTCTGGAGCGCGATGATCGCGGATTGGACAGTCCGAATGGGACTACTACTCTGGCGCTACCAATCGGAACGGTGGAAAGCGATTCAGGTCTTCCGGTAA
- a CDS encoding NAD-dependent deacylase, translating to MSPEELSEARSHVTSARAITVLTGAGISADSGVPTFRGTEGLWRSYRAEDLATPEAFERDPRLVWEWYNWRRELIATKQPNPAHLALTELERRRPDTFWLITQNVDGLHRTAGSQRLSEIHGNIWKVRCTGCAVITDNHEVPLPLLPMCRQCGELLRPHIVWFGESLWEEDLRRCNEVLRDCDLLLVIGTSGVVYPAAGFASVAKETGALVIEINLETTPQSDLVDLSLQGRAKDLVPLLL from the coding sequence ATGAGCCCAGAAGAACTATCAGAAGCCCGCTCTCACGTTACGTCCGCGCGAGCCATCACAGTCCTGACCGGTGCGGGCATTTCAGCCGATAGCGGCGTGCCGACTTTTCGCGGAACGGAGGGTTTGTGGCGCAGCTACCGTGCGGAAGATCTCGCGACCCCGGAGGCGTTTGAGCGAGACCCCCGGCTGGTCTGGGAATGGTACAACTGGCGACGTGAATTGATTGCCACGAAACAACCGAATCCTGCCCACCTTGCCCTTACAGAACTTGAGCGTCGCAGGCCCGATACATTCTGGCTCATCACGCAAAATGTGGATGGGCTCCATCGAACCGCCGGATCACAACGCCTCTCCGAAATTCACGGTAATATCTGGAAGGTTCGTTGCACGGGCTGTGCGGTGATCACAGACAATCATGAGGTTCCTCTTCCTCTCCTGCCGATGTGCCGGCAATGCGGCGAACTGCTCCGACCTCATATCGTCTGGTTTGGGGAGTCGCTGTGGGAAGAAGACCTGCGACGCTGCAATGAGGTGCTACGGGACTGCGACCTCTTATTGGTAATCGGCACGTCCGGAGTCGTCTATCCAGCTGCAGGTTTTGCATCAGTCGCAAAGGAAACCGGCGCGCTGGTCATCGAAATCAATCTTGAAACCACCCCACAATCGGACCTGGTCGATCTCTCGTTACAGGGCCGAGCAAAAGATCTGGTTCCGTTACTTCTTTGA
- the tadA gene encoding tRNA adenosine(34) deaminase TadA, with protein MPTDEQDQGFMRVALEEAARATAIGEVPIAAVVVREGKILAQAHNYRELWQDPTAHAEVIAIRAAATALGTWRLTETTLYVTVEPCAMCLGAIILARIPRVVFGTKDPKAGACGSVFDFTDEPKLNHRVEVRGGILEQESQALIQHFFRQLRAG; from the coding sequence GTGCCGACAGATGAACAGGATCAGGGCTTCATGCGAGTCGCATTGGAGGAAGCCGCCCGCGCGACGGCGATCGGCGAGGTGCCGATTGCAGCAGTGGTGGTGCGTGAGGGGAAAATCCTGGCCCAGGCGCACAATTACCGCGAGCTCTGGCAAGATCCCACGGCCCATGCGGAAGTCATTGCCATCCGCGCCGCAGCGACGGCACTCGGCACATGGCGATTAACCGAGACCACGCTCTATGTGACCGTCGAGCCCTGTGCCATGTGTCTCGGTGCGATTATCCTGGCAAGAATTCCGCGAGTCGTCTTTGGAACAAAAGATCCGAAAGCCGGCGCCTGCGGGTCGGTGTTCGACTTCACAGATGAACCGAAGTTGAATCATCGAGTTGAAGTACGTGGTGGGATACTGGAACAGGAGAGCCAAGCCTTAATCCAGCATTTTTTCCGTCAATTGCGCGCGGGATAA
- a CDS encoding anti-sigma factor has protein sequence MTHEELEESVPLYAAGALDRTERQALEAHLLSGCASCHAALKDYQSVAALLPLGLSQTSPPRALKATIMAGRNPAPIPEEAAQKEPARPSLEPGEWMNHLFPPISPARSWSLPWAVGLATLVIVAVGGYLSWSVVSQRSENTSNIQQLESSLQDKSTTLAALQREIGEQAKALAEVRNEVQQRTNEAADAKEQLAQREADLEETRVQLSQRSGARTGGTPQDELATLLRIPNVKAVTLTGSDVAKHAAGFLLYDARTQKVWLYSVNLPECPNGTTYQLWAIQAKPVSLGTFHMDHGDTAHLLVKKVSNFTDAKTFALSLEPSGGRPQPTGPIYLLSRS, from the coding sequence ATGACGCATGAAGAACTTGAAGAATCGGTTCCGTTGTACGCCGCTGGGGCACTGGACCGAACCGAACGACAGGCGCTGGAAGCCCACCTGCTCTCGGGCTGCGCCTCCTGCCACGCTGCGCTCAAAGACTATCAATCTGTCGCTGCGCTTCTTCCGCTCGGGCTCAGTCAGACCAGTCCTCCACGCGCCCTCAAAGCCACCATCATGGCCGGACGAAATCCTGCTCCGATACCAGAAGAAGCGGCCCAGAAAGAACCGGCCCGACCGAGTCTGGAACCTGGAGAATGGATGAATCACCTCTTTCCTCCCATCTCCCCTGCCCGCTCATGGTCGCTCCCCTGGGCTGTTGGATTGGCTACGCTCGTCATCGTAGCGGTCGGCGGCTATCTCTCCTGGAGCGTGGTCAGCCAACGGTCCGAGAATACCTCGAACATTCAACAGCTCGAATCCTCACTCCAGGACAAATCGACGACGCTTGCCGCATTGCAGCGTGAGATCGGCGAACAAGCGAAAGCACTCGCCGAAGTGCGCAACGAAGTGCAGCAACGAACGAACGAAGCCGCAGACGCGAAGGAACAGCTAGCCCAGCGTGAGGCTGACCTGGAAGAGACTCGCGTGCAGCTCAGCCAGCGAAGCGGCGCGCGCACCGGCGGGACTCCGCAAGACGAATTAGCCACACTCCTGCGAATCCCCAACGTCAAAGCTGTCACCCTCACCGGATCGGACGTGGCGAAACATGCTGCGGGATTCCTGCTCTACGACGCTCGAACCCAAAAGGTCTGGCTCTACTCCGTGAACCTTCCGGAATGTCCCAACGGCACGACCTATCAACTCTGGGCCATTCAGGCCAAGCCCGTGAGCCTCGGGACCTTTCATATGGATCACGGAGACACCGCTCACCTCTTGGTGAAGAAGGTATCGAATTTCACCGATGCGAAAACATTTGCCCTGAGCCTGGAGCCATCGGGCGGCCGTCCCCAACCGACCGGCCCCATCTACCTCTTGAGCCGATCCTAA
- a CDS encoding 4'-phosphopantetheinyl transferase superfamily protein has translation MNLDADEPVITFPPIESISTAGWSTPIMTEERTVHVWGFSLDASLSFVEQCRSWLSEEERGRAARFIRQQDRIRFVLAHGGLRAVLARYTSLNPSALTFQVGSTGKPALLNGRTPHQSLQFSLSHSHGRMLIAVLADQDVGVDLEQIRDRVDVAKLAERFCTAAERDRVISQSGLDQIRWFYRYWVAKEAVLKGQAVGLRSLRQCEILSSDCVQRAVVQLSVEAPMQPGWTIHWLDCGAGWGGAVSAYGCDWAIRSMTRA, from the coding sequence ATGAATCTTGATGCGGATGAGCCGGTGATAACCTTTCCACCTATTGAGTCGATCTCAACGGCTGGTTGGTCGACGCCGATCATGACAGAGGAGCGGACCGTTCACGTCTGGGGTTTCTCGCTCGATGCAAGCCTGTCTTTTGTGGAGCAGTGCCGTTCCTGGTTGAGTGAAGAGGAGCGAGGGAGGGCTGCTCGGTTCATCCGTCAGCAAGATCGGATCCGATTTGTCCTGGCGCACGGAGGTCTCAGGGCCGTGCTCGCCCGGTATACCAGCCTCAATCCGTCAGCCTTGACGTTTCAGGTGGGCTCGACCGGCAAACCGGCGCTTCTGAATGGGCGGACCCCTCACCAATCGCTGCAGTTCAGTTTGTCCCATTCCCATGGGCGCATGCTGATAGCCGTTCTGGCAGATCAGGACGTCGGGGTCGATCTTGAGCAGATTCGAGACAGGGTCGATGTTGCCAAGTTGGCCGAGCGATTTTGTACAGCAGCTGAGCGCGATAGGGTGATCAGTCAGTCTGGTCTAGACCAGATCCGATGGTTCTATCGTTATTGGGTTGCCAAAGAAGCGGTCTTGAAAGGTCAGGCGGTTGGATTACGGTCATTACGCCAATGCGAGATTCTCAGCTCAGATTGTGTGCAGAGGGCAGTGGTTCAACTGTCGGTCGAGGCACCGATGCAGCCTGGATGGACGATTCACTGGTTAGATTGTGGTGCTGGATGGGGAGGAGCGGTCTCGGCATATGGCTGTGACTGGGCTATCCGATCGATGACGAGAGCCTAA
- a CDS encoding response regulator has translation MASTIFIVDSSPAVRRLVEQISTPEGCDVVGFQDAPTALEAARRMSPHLIIADYHIENMTFSGFCKEIYKLDNLAETSIVSLISPSDRVDETHLRSLGVKLFLKKPFQSEDLIDVIKSLEAQQASRTNGTKKKSRSWPPVSSATDSDDEDEFNGDSATEEEEEQAIAPHPQPKEPPVTTTTAAQVSTPEPEEAMKGLFGQLLQSISERTEKNIADLLPQMVGKDLATLVAKAVETEVQRNMGAALTKERLTEVLEPMLIAALPKVLSRETVLLEPVIRQGIFDIASPLIKERIDQLVREQANTVRTLLPDMIREQLGSIEELVKEEIQQAAAKQTAGIVDTLVRTTAREQVEEAVQRLVPDLAEEQIKAEITRLTQAV, from the coding sequence GTGGCTTCTACCATCTTTATCGTCGACAGTAGCCCCGCTGTCCGTCGGTTGGTCGAGCAGATTTCCACGCCGGAAGGCTGTGATGTCGTGGGATTCCAGGATGCTCCCACCGCCTTAGAAGCGGCACGCCGAATGAGCCCCCATCTTATCATTGCCGACTATCATATAGAGAACATGACCTTTTCGGGATTCTGCAAGGAAATCTACAAGCTGGATAACTTGGCAGAAACCTCTATTGTCTCCCTGATCAGCCCGTCTGACCGCGTCGATGAAACCCACTTACGTTCGCTGGGCGTGAAGCTGTTCCTCAAGAAACCCTTTCAGTCAGAAGACCTCATCGATGTGATCAAGAGTCTGGAAGCACAGCAGGCATCCAGGACGAATGGAACAAAGAAGAAATCTCGTTCCTGGCCGCCGGTCTCAAGCGCGACAGACTCGGATGATGAGGACGAATTCAACGGCGACAGCGCGACCGAAGAAGAAGAGGAACAAGCGATCGCACCCCACCCTCAACCGAAAGAACCCCCTGTGACCACAACCACTGCCGCGCAGGTTTCGACACCCGAGCCTGAAGAGGCGATGAAGGGCCTCTTCGGTCAACTCCTTCAGTCCATATCAGAACGGACGGAAAAAAACATTGCCGACCTGCTTCCCCAGATGGTGGGGAAAGATCTGGCCACCCTCGTGGCCAAGGCCGTGGAAACAGAGGTGCAGCGCAACATGGGCGCGGCGCTCACGAAAGAGCGGCTGACAGAGGTGCTTGAACCGATGCTCATCGCAGCGCTCCCGAAGGTCCTCTCACGAGAAACGGTCTTGCTCGAACCCGTCATTCGACAAGGCATTTTCGATATCGCGAGCCCCCTGATCAAGGAACGCATCGATCAACTCGTCCGGGAACAAGCCAATACCGTGCGCACCCTACTGCCCGATATGATTCGGGAACAACTCGGATCGATTGAGGAACTCGTAAAAGAAGAGATCCAACAGGCTGCCGCTAAGCAAACTGCTGGAATAGTCGACACCCTCGTCAGGACGACGGCTCGAGAGCAGGTGGAAGAGGCTGTTCAGCGTCTGGTCCCCGACCTGGCTGAAGAGCAGATCAAAGCAGAGATCACACGTCTCACACAAGCCGTATAG
- a CDS encoding HAD-IA family hydrolase, with the protein MKSPIHVIFFDAAETLFHINGSVADIYLQRALQYGFRQKPDSLVSIGQAFQRAFHDAAPPIFAVTDPLKLKQCERLWWFDIVHNVFYRVGMFERFDEFFEEVFQLFEDPRSWTLFPETHAVLTRLREEGFELGIVSNFDSRLFPVIRGLGIDRLFDTVTIASLSRAAKPAAKIFEIALEKHAIDPDEAIHVGDSVRDDQEGATKAGLTGVLLDRTGRAQTSGGHVIRTLEELLPLVLASKK; encoded by the coding sequence ATGAAGAGCCCAATCCACGTCATTTTTTTCGATGCAGCCGAAACACTTTTTCATATTAACGGTTCGGTGGCGGACATCTACTTGCAGCGTGCGCTTCAGTATGGGTTTCGGCAGAAACCCGACTCTCTGGTATCCATCGGACAAGCCTTTCAGCGTGCCTTTCATGATGCCGCGCCGCCGATTTTTGCCGTCACGGATCCCCTCAAGTTAAAGCAATGCGAGCGGCTCTGGTGGTTCGACATCGTCCATAACGTGTTTTATCGCGTGGGGATGTTCGAGCGATTCGATGAATTCTTCGAGGAGGTCTTTCAGCTGTTTGAAGATCCTCGTTCCTGGACGCTGTTCCCTGAAACCCATGCCGTGCTGACGAGGTTGCGTGAAGAGGGGTTCGAGCTGGGAATCGTGTCGAACTTCGATTCCCGTCTTTTTCCGGTGATACGGGGACTGGGCATCGACCGGCTCTTCGATACGGTGACGATTGCGAGCCTCTCCAGAGCAGCGAAGCCGGCGGCAAAAATCTTCGAAATTGCTCTGGAGAAACATGCCATCGATCCGGACGAAGCGATACATGTCGGTGACAGTGTCCGGGACGATCAGGAGGGTGCGACCAAGGCCGGGCTGACCGGTGTGTTGCTGGATCGTACCGGCCGCGCTCAGACGTCTGGCGGGCACGTCATTCGAACGTTGGAAGAGCTTCTTCCTCTGGTGCTGGCTTCAAAGAAGTAA
- a CDS encoding DUF2779 domain-containing protein has translation MNELNDSAPASPPKAPRLSKSKFLSGLQCHKRLYLEIHQPFLATKPDAATQAMFEMGTEVGELARSRFQGGVLVTAGYRQSEAALAQTAALIEDPAVPAIFEAAFVHAGVLIRADVLERLPAEEGQPCGWRLIEVKSSTRVKDIHLEDLAVQSEVIVGAGLTLVSVGLMHINTGYLYRDGTIDLTALFAIQDLSEAVAQRRAEVPGRLAEMTRMLLQPHAPAIEPDQHCHTPYDCPFWDHCTKDKPARWIHYLPGSKQVVGQLTQQGVMTIDEIPAGTKLSPVQRRVKENVEWVSAKLGTVLEAVKYPVHHLDFETVMMAVPRFTETRPYQALPVQWSNHIEQETGELRHEEFLHKDVSDPRRVLAESLLESLGEKGSICVYSPYERSILEQLSVAIPSLKPALSRIIARLWDLFPIIRDHYYHPAFGGSYSIKSVLPAMVPSLAYDDLAIKEGGYAASQYYRMVFVETDWIERATIEESLLRYCERDTLAMVELRRALQEKAQGNAE, from the coding sequence ATGAATGAACTGAACGATTCCGCGCCAGCTTCTCCTCCGAAGGCTCCACGCCTCTCCAAGTCGAAATTTCTGTCCGGTCTTCAATGTCACAAGCGGCTGTATCTCGAAATTCACCAGCCCTTTCTGGCGACGAAGCCGGATGCAGCAACTCAGGCGATGTTTGAGATGGGCACAGAAGTCGGGGAGTTGGCCAGGAGCCGCTTCCAAGGGGGTGTGTTGGTCACAGCGGGCTATCGCCAGAGCGAGGCCGCGCTGGCGCAGACGGCTGCGCTGATCGAGGATCCTGCCGTACCGGCGATTTTCGAAGCGGCATTTGTGCATGCCGGGGTCTTAATTCGTGCAGATGTACTGGAGCGTCTTCCAGCCGAAGAGGGACAGCCTTGTGGCTGGCGTCTAATTGAGGTCAAGTCTTCCACCAGGGTCAAAGACATCCATCTCGAAGATCTGGCCGTGCAAAGCGAAGTGATCGTAGGCGCAGGGCTGACGCTCGTCTCCGTCGGTCTCATGCATATCAATACAGGCTATCTTTATCGAGATGGGACCATCGATCTGACAGCGTTGTTTGCGATTCAGGATCTGTCTGAGGCGGTGGCACAACGTAGGGCTGAAGTGCCTGGTCGGTTGGCTGAGATGACTCGTATGTTGCTCCAGCCTCATGCCCCTGCGATCGAGCCGGACCAGCATTGTCATACACCCTACGATTGTCCGTTCTGGGACCATTGCACCAAAGACAAACCGGCGCGCTGGATTCATTACTTGCCGGGATCCAAGCAGGTGGTCGGTCAGCTGACGCAACAGGGCGTGATGACGATCGACGAGATTCCTGCCGGTACGAAATTGTCGCCGGTTCAGCGCCGCGTCAAAGAGAATGTCGAGTGGGTGTCTGCGAAGCTCGGCACGGTGCTAGAGGCTGTGAAGTATCCCGTCCATCACCTCGATTTCGAGACGGTGATGATGGCGGTGCCTCGATTTACTGAGACGAGACCCTATCAAGCACTCCCGGTTCAGTGGTCGAATCACATTGAGCAGGAAACCGGTGAGCTGCGCCACGAGGAATTTTTGCACAAGGATGTCAGCGACCCTCGCAGGGTACTGGCCGAGTCCTTGCTGGAGTCTCTGGGGGAGAAGGGGAGTATCTGCGTGTACTCACCCTACGAACGGTCCATCTTGGAACAGCTCTCTGTGGCCATTCCGTCTCTCAAGCCGGCCTTATCTCGTATCATTGCCAGGCTCTGGGACCTGTTCCCGATCATACGAGATCACTACTACCATCCTGCATTCGGTGGTTCCTACTCCATTAAGTCGGTGCTGCCGGCGATGGTGCCCTCACTTGCCTATGACGATTTGGCCATCAAAGAGGGAGGGTATGCCGCCAGTCAGTACTACCGTATGGTCTTTGTCGAAACCGATTGGATCGAGCGGGCGACGATTGAGGAAAGCCTGCTGCGATATTGCGAGCGAGATACCTTGGCGATGGTCGAGCTGAGACGAGCGTTGCAGGAAAAGGCGCAGGGGAACGCTGAGTGA
- a CDS encoding nucleotidyltransferase family protein, translating to MPSSTLDDLADAYSQVSLINKRLLNECEAVGQTFHQKGIECILLKGADLLSRLYGMRGTRPLSDVDLLVHAQDLPAIHRLLMESGFSQQIDGNPAYLSSQSTLTLDLISELWYLDEQGLAELWARARSRPLGQLMVKQLASDDLLLYLVAYTVVHRGHFAPSFFTDLRLLIEKEALHWSTVVEEATRRHLKIPLYHGLRQLTLSDARTGVPSAVLQQLAPSTLSERVLNVLFRRFVTTQPLPELGHFLLWVTQAPGHRFAWLRRTLFPSSRFLAYRYGNNSAIRPWHTRITRWWQLVKAGGLLISRMLIRLVIGGRTPKRSS from the coding sequence ATGCCCTCCTCGACCCTCGACGACCTCGCTGACGCCTACAGCCAGGTCAGCCTGATCAACAAACGTCTACTCAATGAGTGTGAGGCCGTCGGCCAAACATTCCACCAGAAGGGCATTGAGTGCATCCTTCTGAAAGGGGCCGATCTGCTCTCACGCCTCTATGGAATGCGTGGGACGAGGCCCCTCTCGGACGTAGACCTCTTAGTCCATGCACAAGACCTTCCCGCCATTCATCGCCTGCTGATGGAGTCAGGATTCTCTCAACAGATCGACGGCAACCCCGCCTATCTCTCGTCCCAATCGACCCTCACGCTGGATCTCATCTCGGAACTCTGGTATCTCGACGAACAAGGACTTGCGGAACTGTGGGCGCGGGCTCGAAGCAGGCCGCTCGGACAGCTCATGGTCAAGCAGCTGGCGTCCGACGACCTCTTGCTCTATTTGGTCGCCTACACCGTCGTCCACCGGGGACACTTCGCGCCATCATTTTTCACCGATCTCAGATTGCTCATCGAGAAGGAGGCCCTCCATTGGTCTACCGTGGTCGAGGAAGCGACCAGACGCCACCTGAAAATCCCTCTCTACCACGGCCTGCGACAGCTCACGTTGTCGGACGCAAGAACAGGAGTTCCATCTGCCGTACTCCAGCAACTCGCGCCATCGACCCTGTCGGAACGAGTCCTGAACGTTCTCTTCCGACGATTCGTGACCACCCAGCCCCTCCCCGAGCTCGGGCATTTTCTCTTGTGGGTCACACAAGCACCAGGGCATCGGTTTGCTTGGCTCCGGCGGACCCTCTTCCCATCCTCGCGCTTCCTGGCCTATCGGTATGGGAATAATAGTGCGATACGACCCTGGCACACCAGAATCACTCGATGGTGGCAACTGGTCAAGGCTGGAGGGCTCTTGATCAGCCGCATGCTGATCCGACTCGTGATCGGAGGACGAACGCCCAAGAGGTCGTCATGA
- a CDS encoding sigma-70 family RNA polymerase sigma factor, producing MISLYSRVRFMDTPSRQATTTIDPSLMARVAKGDQQAFSQLYDHSSALLFTLAVRILSNHEEAAELLQDVYLEVWRKVSRYDVGRGTPVAWLVTLTRSRAIDRLRARATRGYRTTQSLGDGAAEHVADLGPNPFETQADQELRVNIGAAVAGLPQAQRQAIELAYYEGLSHAEIAARLNQPLGTVKTRIKLGMSKLRDGLHQYWNHGELQ from the coding sequence TTGATTTCCCTCTATTCGCGCGTTCGTTTTATGGATACACCCTCTCGACAAGCCACCACGACAATCGATCCAAGCCTGATGGCCCGCGTGGCCAAAGGCGATCAGCAGGCATTCAGCCAGCTCTATGACCATTCGAGTGCGCTGTTGTTCACGTTGGCGGTCAGGATCCTGAGCAATCACGAAGAAGCTGCGGAACTGTTGCAGGATGTCTACTTGGAAGTCTGGCGGAAGGTTTCCCGCTATGATGTCGGACGTGGAACTCCGGTTGCGTGGCTGGTCACTCTCACCAGGAGTCGGGCCATCGACCGGCTACGGGCCAGGGCTACGCGGGGCTATCGGACTACGCAATCGCTGGGGGACGGAGCCGCAGAGCACGTGGCCGACTTGGGCCCTAACCCCTTTGAGACACAGGCCGATCAGGAACTCCGCGTCAACATCGGTGCCGCGGTGGCGGGATTGCCCCAAGCGCAACGACAAGCAATTGAACTGGCCTATTACGAAGGACTCTCCCATGCCGAGATCGCCGCACGGCTCAACCAGCCGCTTGGGACCGTCAAAACCAGAATCAAGCTGGGGATGTCCAAACTCCGGGATGGCCTCCACCAGTATTGGAACCATGGTGAGCTCCAATGA